The nucleotide sequence AAGCTCATAGTTTTCGTATCTACCAATTTCAAAAGCGTTCGTTATTTTGATCACATTGGTTGCATCAAACCCCATGTCTTTATTATCTAAATAGTGAATTTGCTGATTCATAAACCACCCTGAAATCCCAAGTGTGAATAGTAAGATGAATTGAAAAAAGATGAGTCCATTTCTATACTTCGTTCCGCCTGTAATATTCATGGCTGACTTACTTTTCATCAATGTATTTACATCAGTTTTACATAGAGCCAGTGCAGGATATATCACAGTGATGAAGCTTATCAAAGCAATAAAACCAAGTCCACTTAGAATGTACGTAGGAGATGTCAGCAGCTTGTTTTCCAAGCTTACACCTAGAAAGATATTCATTGCTGGCAATGCTAAACTGAAGCCAATCAAAATGATTGGTATCGTAAGTAGAGTGGTCAAAAGTGACTCATAGATAAAAGCGGTAATAATTTGATTTCTTGATTCACCAAAGACTTTTCGAATGCCAACAGCTCGTCCTTTCCCCAAGTAGATTGCCAAAGAAAGGTTGATATAGTTTGTAACGGCTATAAGCAAGATCATGGCTCCAATGATTAGAAAAACTCTGAGTTGTAAAGGATCTCCTTTTCCTCCTGCTCCAAAAACCGCATCTGACTCCAAATAAATCTCTGCTAATGGCATTAGTTGAACGTCAGATAAAACATGAAATTCGTTTCTTGCTACGTCCATTTCCAAAATTTTTCCTTCCAGTTGATCAACATTTACTTCATTACTCAATTCCAGATATGTTTGTGTATGAAAATGTTCTTGTTCGTACAATCGAGGGTTTGTATAAATCAGATCAAACCTTAGATGAGTATCTGTAGGTAAATCAGCTATTACTCCAGTCACTTTAAGCTGAATGGTATCATAATTCAATGCTAACCCAACAGGGGAAACCTCTCCGAAATACTTCTCTGCAGTTGATTCAGTAAGCACTACACTATACGGTTCTCCCAGCAAGCTCTTTTTTCCACCTTCAAGTATTTCGAAATCAAAAAATTCAAAAAATTGCGATCCTATATTCGTTTGAATAACATTTGTCTCTGCAAATTTCTTTTCCTTATAGGAGAAGAACGCTCTTTGAGCCTGATTGAGCTGAACTCTCTTAAGTACCTCAGGATATGAGCCAGCCACCAGCTCGCGTGCATGCTCCATTCCTAAATTAGAAAACCACTGATCTCCATTCGTCTTACCTTCCATTCTATATATTTTAGAAGATTTTGAATGAAACTGATCATAGTGATACTCGTGATCTGCATAAACAATGATCAAGAGGGCTGCAATAATCCCAAATGAAAGGCCCAATATATTCAGACTGTTTAGCCCGACGGATTTAAGAAAATTTCGAATGGTAAGGTTAACGAAGATGCTCATGTCGTAATTATTTCTTCAACATTACGCAAGCAATTACACGAAGTAGAATAACGATTAGTTAAGTTGATTTAACGAAAAATTAAATTGGTTAAAAAAGAGTTAAATACATTTCTATGATTGACTTAGTATCAATTTTTCCGTTAATTGAACAATGCAATTGTCGAAAAAAGCTATTGTACTTGTAATAGGAATAGCTACTATCGCTCTGGTAGGACTATCTATACTTCAGATTCACAATTTGAGGTCTTCTCTTGTCACCAACAAGCAAATTTTTTTACAGAAGGTTGATTTGGCGTCAAGCAAAATTTCAGACGAATTCATATCCAGTCAATACTATGCAAAAGAATTGCAAAGTGCCACCTTTCGGATCAGCCAAACAGATCAGCTTAACGATGAAAAAATGGATCAAACGATGCGAAGCGTCATTGATCCAAAACTAGAAGAGCATGGAATAGGGATTCCGTATGAGTATGCGATCTATCAGCATAAACCTGTGGATGAAGGATTTGATTTTGTTATGGGTGATGATGGCTCAAGTTTGGAGTTTGAGCTAGCCAGCTGCATTAATCCTCAAGAGAGAGGACATGGTTGGTCCAATCTGACTTGCTCTGCTGGAGGGGATTTACATCTTGCGATGTTTTTTCCGAGTCAGGATGAGTATGTATTTGCTCAATCACAGGGAGCTTTGATAATGTCTATCGTATTTATCTCATTGCTAATAGGATGCTTTGCTTATACACTGATTGTGATTCGGAAACAGAAACGCCTTTCACTAATCAAGAATGATTTTATCAACAACT is from Marinobacter alexandrii and encodes:
- a CDS encoding ABC transporter permease; the encoded protein is MSIFVNLTIRNFLKSVGLNSLNILGLSFGIIAALLIIVYADHEYHYDQFHSKSSKIYRMEGKTNGDQWFSNLGMEHARELVAGSYPEVLKRVQLNQAQRAFFSYKEKKFAETNVIQTNIGSQFFEFFDFEILEGGKKSLLGEPYSVVLTESTAEKYFGEVSPVGLALNYDTIQLKVTGVIADLPTDTHLRFDLIYTNPRLYEQEHFHTQTYLELSNEVNVDQLEGKILEMDVARNEFHVLSDVQLMPLAEIYLESDAVFGAGGKGDPLQLRVFLIIGAMILLIAVTNYINLSLAIYLGKGRAVGIRKVFGESRNQIITAFIYESLLTTLLTIPIILIGFSLALPAMNIFLGVSLENKLLTSPTYILSGLGFIALISFITVIYPALALCKTDVNTLMKSKSAMNITGGTKYRNGLIFFQFILLFTLGISGWFMNQQIHYLDNKDMGFDATNVIKITNAFEIGRYENYELLKTKLLSYPQISGVAFGPMMGDGMNPLAFKVEGEDETYENLLSYGVDIDYFDVMGMDLTHGDFKNVLLSSEAGQIISLVNHSFIERFGWQEDPIGKKIILRPGTENELNRKVSGVFKDFHFFTLKEKITPQIISLRTDPQFVNTNILIRANSSELESIINLIQDQWYEIQPNVPMEYDLMDESVKRLYAKERQTGQISITFSVLAISLSVLGLVGFMVYIIGLKSKELTIRKVLGASLLRIIGVLNQDLWFIILTAAILGSLLSYWVVSTWLQDYAYVIEMSMWVYPIALFLAYSLVFVITAARSAKWASTNPALTLNED